One window from the genome of Sardina pilchardus chromosome 12, fSarPil1.1, whole genome shotgun sequence encodes:
- the iyd gene encoding iodotyrosine deiodinase has protein sequence MALVSALTPIFVAVLCVVIAFVFRSFQNTETTSKPESKPTGDHRPWVDEDLQDDTEISSKDNEGDDWVDSGEEEDLPHVPYTPTRYQSEEMLERSKQFYSLLNQRRSVRFISPEPVPRAVIDNVILAAGTAPSGAHTEPWTFVVVSDPETKHKVRLIVEEEEEINYKQRMGNKWVKDLERLRTNWVKEYLDVAPYLILIFKQAYGILPNGKKKTHYYNEISVSIACGLLLAALNNVGLVTVTSTPLNCGPQLRALLRRPANEKLLMLLPVGYAAADATVPDLKRKPLDDVMVYI, from the exons ATGGCACTCGTCTCGGCTCTCACGCCGATCTTTGTGGCTGTGTTGTGCGTGGTCATCGCGTTCGTTTTCCGAAGCTTTCAGAACACAGAGACGACTTCGAAGCCGGAGTCCAAACCCACGGGAGACCACAGGCCGTGGGTCGACGAGGACCTGCAGGACGACACGGAAATCAGTTCCAAAGACAACG AGGGTGATGATTGGGTGGACAGCGGTGAAGAGGAGGACCTCCCCCATGTTCCATACACCCCGACGCGGTACCAGTCAGAAGAGATGCTGGAACGTTCTAAGCAGTTCTACTCACTCCTGAACCAGAGGCGCTCCGTGCGGTTTATTAGTCCAGAACCGGTTCCTCGGGCGGTCATCGATAACGTCATCCTTGCTGCAG gCACGGCCCCCAGTGGTGCGCACACGGAGCCGTGGACGTTTGTGGTGGTGTCCGACCCCGAGACCAAACACAAGGTCCGCCTGatcgtggaggaggaggaggagatcaaTTACAAACAGAGGATGGGCAACAAGTGGGTCAAGGATCTGGAGAGGCtccg GACCAACTGGGTGAAGGAGTATCTGGATGTGGCTCCGTATCTGATCCTGATTTTTAAGCAAGCCTACGGAATCCTGCCCAACGGCAAAAAGAAAACTCACTACTACAACGAGATCAGCGTGTCAATAGCCTGTGGTCTACTACTGGCTGCACTGAAt AATGTGGGGTTGGTTACTGTGACGTCGACACCTCTGAACTGTGGGCCGCAGCTGAGGGCCCTCCTCCGCCGTCCAGCCAATGAGAAGCTGCTGATGCTACTTCCTGTCGGCTACGCTGCAGCCGATGCTACCGTGCCCGACCTGAAACGCAAACCCCTGGACGACGTCATGGTCTACATCTGA